The following are encoded in a window of Phocoena phocoena chromosome 2, mPhoPho1.1, whole genome shotgun sequence genomic DNA:
- the PLEKHG3 gene encoding pleckstrin homology domain-containing family G member 3: MPVSASLHQDGSQERPVSLTSTTSSSGSSRDSRGAMEEPSGSEASAENGAGSPRGRRLPNNNSSSWLSVRGSLSPFNSRASVAPAHKLSYVGRVVREIVETERTYVQDLRSIVEDYLLKIIDTPGLLNPEQVSALFGNIESIYALNSQLLRDLDSCNSDPVAVASCFVERSQEFDIYTQYCNNYPNSVAALTECMQDKQQAKFFRDRQELLQHSLPLGSYLLKPVQRILKYHLLLQEIAKHFDEEEDGFEVVEDAIDTMTCVAWYINDMKRRHEHAVRLQEIQSLLINWKGPDLTTYGELVLEGTFRVHRVRNEKTFFLFDKALLITKKRGDHFVYKGHIPCSSLMLIESTRESPCFTVTHYKHSKQQYNIQAKTVEEKRSWTHHIKRLILENHHTTIPQKAKEAILEMDSYYPNRYRHSPERLKKASQDEASTHVHQGRRQSEPSRHLLRQHSEKARAAGMKGKGRREPEDPKSCRRPSSRSPTTAEKCLSFESVSSLPEVEPDPESGTEQEVSAAMEGPRTEEMPSDTEAPEVLEMQLDTHQLLLGLDPPGDMVDFIVADSTEDPKVLSSEDEEEEMGAAHEPESLLPPSVLDQASVIAERFVSSFSRRSSLALEDGKSSGFGTPRLTSRSSSVVSLEDSEKGLARRGSTTDTLGSQLPPEADISMGVAAESDPSVNGTETQSPGCPAEPDRPSCTKESKLSSRDRLLLDKIKSYYESAEHHDAGFSVRRRESLSFIPKGLVRNSVSRINSLPRPDPEPVAPLGHKRQVGSRAASWALFDYPGPGQACAGDPAPITDAEFRPSSEIVKIWEEVESTEGSPAKGPGQGQANSFDLHEPLFILEDRELGAITEESAAASPERASPTEPPSPAHLARELKELVKELSSGTQGELVTPLHPRILQLSHMMDSHVSERVKSKVYQLARQYSLRIKSKSVTARPPQPWEKVAVTTPHLQPEAGAPSAGRGKRKPVLSLFNHEQPTAQEHNPPKSGSAREVSPRRFSFSPSATSPRTTSPGAWHIPRSPLSPLDTETFNWPDVRELCSKYASQDEALQAKGSRPHNLPVNRSHSLPENMMQPQPPLSGKVGRCCSLNARRAPAGPGVVQPQPLAGSPPGAPGGGEALYVTADLTLEDSRRMVIMEKGPLSGPNAGLEAASGRGPSSPAAQAGQGPEFQECAEYRPKEEGPRDLADPSQQGRVRSLREKFQALNSMG, encoded by the exons ATGCCCGTCTCTGCCTCGCTCCACCAAGATGGCAGCCAGGAGCGGCCCGTGAGCCTGACCTCCACCACCTCCTCGTCAGGCTCCTCCCGTGACAGCCGCGGGGCCATGGAGGAGCCCAGCGGCTCCGAGGCTTCGGCCGAGAACGGGGCCGGCTCCCCGCGCGGCCGGCGTCTCCCCAACAACAACTCCAGCAGCTGGCTGAGCGTGAGGGGCTCCCTGTCCCCTTTCAACAGCCGGGCGTCGGTGGCGCCTGCGCACAAGCTCAGCTACGTGGGTCGAGTAGTGCGGGAAATCGTGGAAACGGAGCGCACGTACGTGCAGGACCTGCGCAGCATCGTAGAG GACTACCTCTTGAAGATCATTGACACGCCTGGGCTCCTGAACCCGGAGCAAGTCAGTGCCCTTTTTGGGAACATAGAAAGCATCTATGCACTGAACAG CCAGCTACTCAGAGACCTGGACAGCTGCAATAGTGACCCGGTGGCTGTGGCCAGCTGCTTTGTGGAAAGG AGCCAAGAGTTTGATATCTACACCCAGTATTGCAACAACTACCCCAA CTCAGTGGCTGCCCTCACCGAGTGCATGCAGGACAAGCAGCAGGCCAAGTTCTTTCGGGACCGGCAGGAGCTGCTGCAGCACTCACTGCCCTTGGGCTCCTACCTCCTGAAGCCAGTCCAGCGCATCCTCAAGTACCACCTGCTACTCCAG GAAATCGCCAAACATTTTGATGAAGAAGAGGACGGCTTTGAGGTGGTAGAGGATGCCATTGACACCATGACTTGCGTGGCCTGGTACATCAACGACATGAAGAGGAGACATGAGCACGCAGTCCGGCTCCAG GAGATTCAGTCTCTGCTCATCAACTGGAAGGGGCCAGACCTGACCACCTACGGGGAGCTCGTCCTGGAGGGCACGTTCCGCGTGCACCGTGTGCGCAACGAGAAGACCTTTTTCCTCTTTGACAAAGCACTGCTCATCACCAAGAAGCGGGGAGATCACTTTGTCTACAAGGGTCACATCCCG tgCTCCTCCCTGATGCTGATTGAGAGCACCAGAGAATCCCCGTGCTTCACCGTCACACACTACAAGCACAGCAAACAGCAGTACAACATCCAG GCCAAAACTGTGGAGGAGAAACGGAGCTGGACTCACCACATCAAGAGGCTCATCCTGGAGAACCACCATACCACCATCCCCCAGAAG GCCAAAGAAGCCATCTTGGAAATGGATTCCTATT ATCCCAATCGGTACCGCCACAGCCCAGAGCGCCTGAAGAAGGCCTCCCAGGATGAGGCGTCCACCCATGTGCACCAGGGGCGCCGGCAGTCTG AGCCATCCAGACATCTGCTCAGGCAACACAGCGAGAAAG CCAGAGCAGCAGGAATGAAG GGGAAGGGGCGCAGGGAGCCCGAAGACCCCAAGAGCTGCCGAAGGCCCAGCAGCCGATCTCCAACCACCGCTGAGAAGTGCCTGAGCTTTGAGTCTGTGTCTTCCCTGCCGGAG GTTGAGCCAGACCCTGAGTCTGGGACAGAGCAGGAGGTGTCTGCTGCCATGGAAGGTCCCAGGACCGAGGAGATGCCCTCAGACACAGAGGCTCCAGAAGTCCTAGAAATGCAGCTTGACACCCACCAGCTGCTGCTGGGACTGGACCCCCCGGGTGACATGGTGGACTTCATCGTGGCCGACAGCACCGAGGACCCTAAGGTCCTGAGCAGtgaggacgaggaggaggagatgggggccGCCCACGAGCCCGagagcctcctgcctccctctgtgCTGGACCAGGCCAGCGTCATTGCCGAGCGGTTCGTCAGCAGCTTCTCTCGGCGGAGCAGCCTGGCGCTGGAGGACGGCAAGTCCAGCGGCTTCGGGACCCCGAGGCTGACCAGCCGGAGCAGCAGTGTGGTCAGCCTAGAGGACAGTGAGAAGGGCCTGGCCCGACGTGGGAGCACCACAGACACCCTGGGCTCTCAGCTCCCTCCAGAAGCGGACATCAGTATGGGGGTGGCCGCAGAGAGCGACCCTTCTGTCAACGGGACAGAGACCCAGAGCCCAGGCTGCCCAGCGGAGCCAGACAGGCCTTCCTGCACGAAGGAATCGAAGCTTTCTTCCCGAGACCGGCTGTTGTTGGACAAAATCAAGAGCTACTATGAAAGTGCAGAGCACCACGATGCAGGCTTCAGTGTCCGGCGCCGGGAGAGCCTCTCCTTCATCCCCAAAGGATTGGTGAGAAACTCAGTCTCCAGAATCAACAGCCTTCCCAGGCCAGACCCGGAGCCAGTGGCTCCGCTGGGGCATAAGAGACAGGTGGGTTCGCGGGCAGCCTCGTGGGCCCTCTTTGACTACCCAGGACCAGGCCAGGCTTGTGCTGGGGACCCAGCTCCCATCACAGATGCTGAGTTCCGCCCGTCTTCGGAAATTGTGAAGATCTGGGAGGAAGTGGAGTCTACTGAGGGCAGCCCTGCGAAGGGACCAGGCCAAGGCCAGGCCAATAGCTTTGACCTGCACGAGCCCCTCTTCATCCTGGAGGACCGTGAGCTGGGGGCCATCACTGAGGAGTCAGCTGCTGCCTCGCCAGAGCGTGCCTCCCCCACTGAGCCCCCCAGCCCGGCCCACCTGGCCCGGGAGCTGAAGGAGCTGGTGAAGGAGCTGAGCAGCGGCACCCAGGGGGAGCTGGTGACCCCGCTACACCCCCGCATCCTGCAGCTCTCCCACATGATGGACAGCCACGTGAGCGAGCGAGTCAAGAGCAAGGTCTACCAGCTGGCTCGCCAGTACAGCCTCCGGATCAAGAGCAAGTCGGTGACGGCCAGGCCACCGCAGCCGTGGGAAAAGGTGGCTGTTACCACCCCCCACCTACAGCCGGAGGCTGGAGCACCATCTGCTGGCAGAG GTAAGAGGAAACCAGTGCTGTCTCTCTTCAACCACGAGCAGCCCACGGCCCAGGAACACAACCCGCCCAAGTCCGGCTCTGCCAGGGAGGTATCGCCGCGGCGTTTTTCCTTCAGCCCCTCGGCCACCAGCCCGAGGACCACCTCGCCTGGGGCCTGGCACATCCCCCGAAGCCCCCTCAGCCCCTTGGACACCGAGACTTTCAACTGGCCCGACGTGCGAGAGCTCTGCTCCAAATACGCCTCCCAGGACGAGGCGCTCCAGGCCAAGGGCAGCCGGCCGCACAACCTGCCCGTCAACCGGAGCCACTCGCTGCCAGAGAACATGATGCAGCCGCAGCCGCCCCTGTCGGGGAAGGTGGGCCGCTGCTGCAGCCTGAACGCCAGGAGGGCTCCGGCAGGCCCAGGGGTCGTCCAGCCTCAGCCTCTGGCGGGGTCACCTCCAGGCGCGCCGGGTGGAGGGGAGGCCCTGTACGTCACCGCAGACCTCACACTGGAGGACAGCCGGCGGATGGTCATCATGGAGAAGGGGCCCCTGTCCGGCCCCAACGCGGGACTGGAGGCAGCCAGCGGGCGGGGACCGAGCTCACCAGCAGCCCAGGCGGGGCAGGGCCCGGAGTTCCAGGAGTGTGCAGAGTATCGGCCTAAAGAAGAGGGTCCCAGGGACCTGGCAGACCCAAGCCAGCAGGGCAGAGTGAGGAGCCTGCGGGAGAAATTCCAGGCCTTGAACTCCATGGGTTGA